The Caballeronia sp. Lep1P3 genome window below encodes:
- the thrC gene encoding threonine synthase: protein MNYISTRGAGSNERHTFSDILLGGLAKDGGLYLPAQYPRVSADELARWRTLSYADLAFEVLSKFSDDIPADDLRSLTRKTYTAQVYSNVRHEESAVQITPLKTLGVENGTPLSLLELSNGPTLAFKDMAMQLLGNLFEYALAKHGQTLNILGATSGDTGSAAEYAMRGKTGVRVFMLSPHRKMSAFQTAQMFSLQDLNIFNLAVEGNFDHCQDIVKAVSNDHAFKAAHKIGTVNSINWARVVAQVVYYFKGYFAATQSNDERVSFTVPSGNFGNVCAGHIARMMGLPIEQLVVATNENDVLDEFFKTGVYRVRGAAETYHTTSPSMDISKASNFERFVYDLLGRDPARVVQLFRDVEEKGGFDLAASGDFVRVKEFGFVSGKSGHDDRVNTIRDVFERYGTMIDTHTADGVKVARENLKPGVPMIVLETAQPIKFGETIREALDREPERPAAFVGLEKLPQRFDIVPADAAVVKAYIAERT, encoded by the coding sequence ATGAACTACATCTCGACGCGCGGCGCGGGCTCCAACGAGCGCCACACGTTCTCGGACATTCTGCTCGGCGGGCTCGCGAAGGACGGCGGCCTGTATCTGCCGGCGCAGTATCCGCGCGTATCCGCCGACGAACTCGCGCGCTGGCGCACGCTGTCCTATGCGGACCTCGCCTTCGAAGTGCTGTCGAAGTTCAGCGACGACATTCCCGCCGACGATCTGCGCTCGCTCACGCGCAAGACGTACACGGCGCAGGTGTACAGCAACGTGCGCCACGAGGAAAGCGCGGTGCAGATCACGCCGCTCAAGACGCTCGGCGTCGAGAACGGCACGCCGCTTTCGCTGCTGGAACTGTCGAACGGTCCGACGCTCGCCTTCAAGGACATGGCGATGCAACTGCTCGGCAATCTCTTCGAGTACGCGCTCGCGAAGCACGGACAAACGCTGAACATTCTCGGCGCGACATCGGGCGATACGGGCAGCGCCGCCGAATACGCGATGCGCGGCAAGACCGGCGTGCGCGTCTTCATGCTTTCGCCGCACCGGAAGATGAGCGCGTTCCAGACCGCGCAGATGTTCTCGCTGCAGGACCTGAACATCTTCAATCTCGCCGTGGAAGGCAATTTCGATCACTGCCAGGACATCGTGAAGGCCGTATCGAACGATCACGCGTTCAAGGCCGCGCACAAGATCGGCACGGTGAATTCGATCAACTGGGCGCGCGTGGTGGCGCAGGTCGTCTATTACTTCAAGGGCTATTTCGCCGCGACGCAGAGCAACGACGAGCGCGTGTCGTTCACGGTGCCATCGGGCAACTTCGGCAACGTCTGCGCGGGACATATCGCGCGCATGATGGGCCTGCCGATCGAGCAGCTCGTCGTCGCGACGAACGAAAACGACGTGCTCGACGAATTCTTCAAGACCGGCGTGTACCGCGTGCGCGGCGCGGCGGAGACGTATCACACGACGAGTCCCAGCATGGACATCTCGAAGGCGTCGAACTTCGAGCGCTTCGTCTACGACCTGCTCGGGCGCGATCCAGCGCGCGTCGTGCAGCTTTTCCGCGACGTCGAGGAGAAGGGCGGCTTCGATCTCGCGGCGAGCGGCGACTTCGTGCGCGTGAAGGAATTCGGCTTCGTGTCGGGCAAGAGCGGTCACGACGACCGCGTGAACACCATCCGCGACGTGTTCGAGCGCTACGGCACGATGATCGACACGCATACGGCGGACGGCGTGAAGGTCGCGCGCGAAAACCTGAAGCCGGGCGTGCCGATGATCGTTCTCGAAACCGCGCAGCCGATCAAATTCGGCGAGACGATCCGCGAGGCGCTCGATCGCGAGCCGGAACGGCCCGCCGCGTTTGTGGGACTTGAAAAACTGCCACAAAGGTTCGATATCGTTCCTGCCGATGCGGCCGTCGTGAAGGCGTACATCGCCGAGCGCACCTGA
- a CDS encoding homoserine dehydrogenase: protein MEPIKVGLLGFGTVGSGTFTVLRRNQEEIKRRAGRGIEIARIAVRTPAKAQAAEGVAITDDFLAVVDDPSIDIVCEMIGGTGFARELVLRAIANGKHVVTANKALLAVHGTEIFEAARAKGVMVAFEAAVAGGIPIIKALREGLTANRIEAIAGIINGTTNYILSEMRDRGIDFATALKGAQDLGYAEADPTFDIEGVDAAHKVTIMSAIAFGVPVQFDRAYVEGISKLAAIDIRYAGELGYRIKLLGIARRTEKGIELRTHPTLVPEKRLLANVEGAMNAVVVIGDAVGTTLYYGKGAGAEPTASAVVADLVDVTRLHTADPEHRVPHLAFQPESLSNTPILPIEEVTSGYYLRLRVADVTGVLANITRILADKGISIDALLQKESEQVDGGGKGETDIILITHETVEKNANAAIAEIEALSTVVSKVTKLRMAALN from the coding sequence ATGGAACCGATCAAAGTAGGACTCTTGGGCTTCGGCACGGTCGGCAGCGGCACCTTCACGGTGCTGCGCCGCAATCAGGAAGAAATCAAACGACGCGCGGGCCGCGGCATCGAGATCGCGCGCATCGCGGTGCGCACGCCGGCGAAAGCGCAAGCCGCCGAAGGCGTCGCGATCACCGACGACTTCCTCGCCGTCGTCGACGATCCTTCCATCGACATCGTGTGCGAAATGATCGGCGGCACGGGCTTCGCACGCGAACTCGTGCTGCGCGCGATCGCGAACGGCAAGCATGTCGTGACGGCGAACAAGGCGCTGCTCGCCGTGCACGGCACGGAGATTTTCGAAGCGGCGCGCGCAAAGGGCGTGATGGTGGCGTTCGAAGCGGCGGTGGCGGGCGGCATTCCGATCATCAAGGCGCTGCGCGAAGGGCTGACGGCGAATCGCATCGAAGCGATTGCGGGCATCATCAACGGCACGACGAACTACATTCTGTCGGAGATGCGCGATCGCGGCATCGACTTCGCGACCGCGCTCAAGGGCGCGCAGGATCTCGGTTACGCGGAAGCCGATCCGACCTTCGACATCGAAGGCGTCGACGCCGCGCACAAGGTCACGATCATGAGCGCGATCGCGTTCGGCGTGCCGGTGCAGTTCGATCGCGCGTATGTGGAAGGCATCAGCAAGCTCGCGGCCATCGACATTCGCTACGCGGGCGAGCTCGGCTATCGCATCAAGCTGCTCGGCATCGCGCGGCGCACGGAAAAGGGCATCGAATTGCGCACGCATCCGACGCTCGTGCCGGAAAAGCGGCTCCTCGCCAACGTCGAGGGCGCGATGAACGCCGTCGTCGTGATCGGCGATGCCGTCGGCACGACGCTCTACTACGGCAAGGGCGCGGGCGCGGAGCCGACGGCGTCGGCGGTCGTCGCCGATCTCGTCGACGTGACGCGCCTGCATACGGCCGACCCGGAGCATCGCGTGCCGCATCTGGCGTTCCAGCCGGAGAGCCTGTCGAACACGCCGATCCTTCCGATCGAGGAAGTGACGAGCGGCTACTACCTGCGCCTGCGCGTAGCGGACGTGACGGGCGTGCTCGCGAACATCACGCGCATTCTCGCGGACAAGGGCATTTCCATCGACGCGCTGCTGCAGAAGGAATCCGAGCAGGTCGACGGCGGCGGCAAGGGCGAGACCGACATCATTCTCATCACGCACGAGACCGTCGAGAAGAACGCGAATGCCGCTATCGCGGAGATCGAGGCGCTGTCGACGGTCGTGTCGAAGGTGACGAAACTGCGCATGGCAGCGCTCAATTAA
- a CDS encoding pyridoxal phosphate-dependent aminotransferase produces MKPILKSNKLQNVCYDIRGPVLEHAKRLEEEGHRIIKLNIGNLAPFGFEAPDEIIQDMIRNLPGSSGYSDSKGVFAARKAIMHYTQEKGVTGVELDDIFIGNGASELIVMAMQALLNDGDEVLLPAPDYPLWTAAVSLSAGTPRHYMCDESNAWMPDLDDIRAKITPNTKALVVINPNNPTGALYSDELLVQLIGIAREHGLIIFADEVYDKIVYDGKTHTSMAALSEDVITVTFNSLSKSYRSCGYRAGWMAISGLIEENRRRAKDYLEGLGILASMRLCPNVPGQYAIQTALGGYQSINDLIVPGGRLFKQRDLAYDMLTAIPGVSCVKPQAALYMFPKLDPKMYPIADDQQFITDLLLEERVLLVQGTGFNWPTADHFRVVFLPNVDDLADSINRIARFLDGYRKRHSA; encoded by the coding sequence GTGAAACCGATTCTCAAATCCAACAAGCTCCAGAACGTCTGCTACGACATTCGCGGTCCCGTGCTCGAACACGCGAAGCGCCTCGAAGAGGAAGGGCATCGCATCATCAAGCTCAATATCGGCAACCTCGCGCCGTTCGGCTTCGAGGCGCCCGACGAGATCATTCAGGACATGATCCGCAATCTGCCCGGCTCCTCGGGCTATTCGGATTCGAAAGGCGTGTTCGCGGCGCGCAAGGCGATCATGCATTACACGCAGGAAAAGGGCGTGACGGGCGTCGAACTGGACGACATCTTCATCGGCAACGGCGCGTCCGAACTGATCGTGATGGCGATGCAGGCGCTTCTGAACGACGGCGACGAAGTGCTGCTGCCCGCGCCGGATTACCCGCTTTGGACGGCTGCGGTCAGCCTGTCGGCGGGCACGCCGCGCCATTACATGTGCGACGAGAGCAACGCGTGGATGCCCGATCTGGACGATATCCGCGCGAAGATCACGCCCAACACGAAGGCGCTCGTCGTCATCAATCCGAATAACCCGACCGGCGCGCTGTATTCGGACGAACTGCTGGTGCAGCTCATCGGCATCGCGCGCGAGCACGGTCTCATCATTTTCGCGGACGAGGTGTACGACAAGATCGTCTACGACGGCAAGACGCACACGTCGATGGCCGCGCTCTCGGAAGACGTCATCACGGTCACGTTCAACAGCCTGTCGAAGAGCTACCGCTCGTGCGGCTACCGCGCGGGCTGGATGGCCATTTCGGGCCTCATCGAAGAGAACCGCCGCCGCGCCAAGGATTATCTGGAAGGCCTCGGCATTCTCGCGTCGATGCGCCTGTGCCCGAACGTGCCCGGCCAGTACGCGATCCAGACCGCGCTCGGCGGCTATCAGAGCATCAACGATCTCATCGTGCCGGGCGGGCGGCTCTTCAAGCAGCGCGATCTCGCCTACGACATGCTGACGGCCATTCCCGGCGTCAGTTGCGTGAAGCCGCAGGCCGCGCTCTACATGTTCCCGAAGCTCGATCCGAAGATGTATCCGATCGCCGACGACCAGCAGTTCATCACCGACCTGCTGCTGGAGGAGCGCGTGCTGCTCGTTCAAGGCACGGGCTTCAACTGGCCGACGGCGGACCACTTCCGCGTGGTTTTCCTGCCGAACGTCGACGATCTGGCCGATTCGATCAACCGCATCGCGCGCTTTCTCGACGGCTATCGCAAACGCCACTCCGCTTAA
- a CDS encoding Mth938-like domain-containing protein, producing the protein MKLHQESSGALNTITSYGDGFVAINLERHEGSVIVMPDAPVESWPVSSFDALTPEHFDALAQAAPEVVIFGSGSKLRFPHPRLLANLAKHRIGVETMDFGAACRTYNILMSEGRRVAAALLIEA; encoded by the coding sequence TTGAAACTTCATCAGGAATCCAGCGGCGCGCTCAACACCATTACGAGCTACGGAGACGGCTTCGTGGCGATCAATCTGGAGCGGCACGAAGGCAGTGTCATCGTCATGCCGGATGCGCCCGTCGAAAGCTGGCCGGTTTCGTCGTTCGACGCCCTCACCCCCGAACACTTCGATGCGCTCGCGCAAGCCGCGCCCGAGGTCGTGATCTTCGGCAGCGGGTCGAAGCTGCGCTTTCCGCATCCCCGGCTGCTCGCGAATCTCGCGAAGCACCGCATCGGCGTGGAAACGATGGACTTCGGCGCCGCCTGCCGCACGTACAACATTCTGATGTCCGAAGGCCGGCGCGTCGCCGCGGCACTTTTGATCGAAGCGTGA
- a CDS encoding glycosyltransferase family 39 protein, whose product MNDTPSRLPLTRLSLILLILALAIVWFAPLGLRHLVPSDEGRYAEMAREMFVTGDWITPRYNGYKYFEKPPLQTWANALTFAWFGIGEWQARLYTALTGFAGVLLVGYTGKRVFNAMTGFAAAVILATCPYWNLMGHFNTLDMGLSFWMEVTLCALLLAQRPGVPARRVRLWMWVCWAAMGAAVLSKGLVGLILPGAVLVIYSLVSRDWALWKRLYIGSGLIVFLVVTAPWFVLVQMKNPEFFDFFFVVQQFKRYLTPEQNRPGAFYYFVPVLVVGFLPWLSIAFQSVRHGIKTPRQPNGFAPVTMLLVWSAFIFLFFSASHSKLISYVLPIAPAIALVLGLYLPSLTRNQYRKHLIGYAVFLIAAAFGAVFLGRAGSANTPNALYRAFQVWVYAGIAVAFVVTILALWLNRRSVLAGAAGLGAAWLLLGTIAGTGHDVFGTDSSGVKLVPAVKAAMAKLPPDTPFYSVAKLDHTMPFYLGRTMTMVQEADELNFGVHAEPQKWLPTIDDWIKRWDADRYALALLPPSRYDEMLARHVPMQVIARDARRVIVEKPQP is encoded by the coding sequence ATGAACGATACGCCTTCGCGGCTACCGCTCACACGTCTTTCGCTCATTCTTCTGATCCTCGCGCTCGCGATCGTCTGGTTCGCGCCGCTCGGCCTGCGCCATCTCGTGCCGAGCGACGAAGGACGCTACGCCGAGATGGCGCGCGAAATGTTCGTCACCGGCGACTGGATCACGCCGCGCTACAACGGCTACAAGTATTTCGAAAAGCCGCCGCTGCAGACGTGGGCCAATGCGCTCACGTTCGCGTGGTTCGGCATCGGCGAATGGCAGGCGCGGCTCTATACCGCGCTCACAGGCTTCGCGGGCGTGCTTCTCGTCGGCTATACGGGCAAGCGCGTGTTCAACGCGATGACCGGCTTCGCCGCCGCCGTGATCCTCGCGACGTGCCCGTACTGGAACCTGATGGGGCACTTCAACACGCTCGACATGGGCTTGTCCTTCTGGATGGAAGTGACGCTCTGCGCGCTTTTGCTCGCGCAGCGCCCGGGCGTCCCCGCCCGTCGAGTGCGCCTGTGGATGTGGGTCTGCTGGGCCGCGATGGGCGCCGCCGTCCTGTCGAAGGGCCTCGTCGGACTGATTCTGCCGGGCGCGGTGCTCGTCATCTATTCGCTCGTTTCGCGCGACTGGGCGCTGTGGAAGCGGCTTTATATCGGCAGCGGGCTGATCGTGTTCCTGGTCGTCACGGCGCCGTGGTTCGTGCTCGTGCAGATGAAAAACCCCGAGTTCTTCGACTTTTTCTTCGTCGTTCAGCAATTCAAGCGCTATCTGACGCCCGAGCAGAACCGGCCGGGAGCCTTCTATTACTTCGTGCCGGTGCTGGTCGTCGGCTTTCTGCCGTGGCTGTCGATCGCGTTTCAGAGCGTGCGCCACGGCATCAAGACGCCGCGCCAGCCGAACGGTTTCGCGCCGGTCACGATGCTGCTCGTCTGGTCGGCGTTCATCTTTCTGTTTTTCAGCGCGTCGCACTCGAAGCTCATCTCCTACGTGCTGCCGATTGCGCCCGCCATCGCGCTCGTGCTCGGCCTCTACCTGCCCTCGCTCACGCGTAATCAGTACCGCAAGCACCTGATCGGCTATGCGGTGTTCCTGATCGCCGCGGCGTTCGGCGCGGTCTTCCTCGGACGCGCGGGCAGCGCGAACACGCCGAACGCGCTTTACCGCGCGTTTCAGGTCTGGGTGTATGCGGGCATCGCGGTGGCGTTCGTCGTCACGATTCTCGCGTTGTGGCTGAACCGGCGCAGCGTGCTCGCGGGCGCGGCCGGTCTGGGCGCCGCGTGGCTGCTCCTCGGAACGATCGCGGGCACCGGCCACGACGTGTTCGGCACCGACAGCTCCGGCGTGAAGCTCGTGCCCGCCGTGAAGGCGGCGATGGCGAAACTCCCGCCCGACACGCCGTTCTACTCGGTCGCGAAGCTCGACCACACGATGCCTTTCTACCTCGGACGCACCATGACGATGGTTCAGGAAGCCGACGAGCTGAATTTCGGCGTGCACGCGGAACCGCAAAAATGGTTGCCGACCATCGACGACTGGATCAAGCGCTGGGACGCGGACCGCTACGCGCTTGCGCTGCTGCCGCCGTCGCGCTATGACGAGATGCTCGCGCGCCATGTTCCGATGCAGGTGATCGCGCGCGACGCGCGCCGCGTGATCGTCGAGAAGCCGCAGCCTTGA
- a CDS encoding SMR family transporter: MNPISLTCIVIGVLLNACAQLLLKAGVNAVGHFDLTTANILPVGFRIATQWPIIGGLACYVVSVVVWIVGLSRVDVSIAYPMLSLGYVVNAFAAWYLFGEVLSVQRLVGIGIILVGVAVLARG; the protein is encoded by the coding sequence ATGAACCCGATTTCCCTCACTTGCATCGTCATCGGCGTATTGTTGAACGCGTGCGCCCAGTTGCTGCTCAAAGCGGGCGTGAACGCCGTCGGCCATTTCGATCTCACGACGGCGAACATTCTGCCGGTCGGTTTCAGAATCGCGACGCAGTGGCCGATCATCGGCGGGCTCGCGTGCTACGTCGTGAGCGTCGTCGTGTGGATCGTCGGGCTGTCGCGCGTCGACGTGTCGATCGCCTATCCGATGCTCTCGCTCGGCTACGTCGTCAACGCGTTCGCGGCATGGTATTTGTTCGGCGAAGTGCTGTCCGTGCAGCGGCTGGTCGGCATCGGCATCATTCTCGTCGGCGTGGCCGTGCTCGCGCGCGGCTGA
- a CDS encoding DegT/DnrJ/EryC1/StrS aminotransferase family protein: MTQTSRPFLPFVKPEIDEETIQGVVDVLRSGWITTGPQNQQFEAELSAYFGGRPVRAFNSGTCTMEIALRIAGVGPGDEVITTPMTWVSTANVILEVGATPVFVDIDPATRNMDLNLLEQAITPRTKAVIPVYLAGLPVDMDRLYDIARAHKLRVIEDAAQAVGASWRGKRIGSFGDLVSISFHANKNVTSIEGGALVMNNEEEAELARKYRLQGITRTGFDGMDCDVLGGKYNLTDVAARVGLGSLRKIESITERRRELARLYFDAFEGGAAVRLGVGLPMKNFTDSNWHMFQIALPLEKLALTRAEFMAELKERGIGSGVHYPALHLFTLYRERGFGEGMFPHAERFGASTVTLPLFPSMSADDVAHVVKSIDEICEQFAQEHGHNR; the protein is encoded by the coding sequence ATGACTCAGACCTCGCGGCCGTTCCTGCCTTTCGTCAAGCCTGAGATCGACGAGGAAACCATTCAGGGCGTCGTCGACGTGCTGCGCTCCGGCTGGATCACCACGGGACCGCAGAACCAGCAGTTCGAAGCGGAGTTGTCGGCCTACTTCGGCGGCCGGCCGGTGCGCGCGTTCAATTCCGGCACCTGCACGATGGAAATCGCGCTGCGCATCGCGGGCGTCGGTCCCGGCGACGAAGTCATCACCACGCCGATGACCTGGGTTTCCACCGCGAACGTGATTCTCGAAGTGGGCGCGACGCCGGTGTTCGTCGATATCGATCCGGCCACGCGCAACATGGACCTGAACTTGCTGGAACAGGCCATCACGCCGCGCACGAAAGCCGTGATCCCGGTGTATCTCGCGGGCCTGCCGGTGGACATGGACCGCCTGTACGACATCGCGCGCGCGCATAAGCTGCGCGTGATCGAGGATGCGGCGCAGGCTGTCGGAGCGAGCTGGCGCGGCAAACGCATCGGTTCGTTCGGCGATCTCGTGTCGATCAGCTTTCACGCGAACAAGAACGTGACGTCGATCGAAGGCGGCGCGCTCGTCATGAACAACGAAGAGGAAGCCGAACTCGCGCGCAAGTACCGGCTGCAAGGCATCACGCGCACGGGTTTCGACGGCATGGACTGCGACGTGCTGGGCGGCAAGTACAACCTGACCGATGTCGCCGCGCGCGTGGGTTTGGGCTCGCTGCGCAAGATCGAGTCGATCACGGAGCGCCGCCGCGAACTGGCGCGCCTCTACTTCGACGCGTTCGAAGGCGGCGCGGCGGTGCGGCTCGGCGTCGGCTTGCCGATGAAAAATTTCACCGACAGCAACTGGCACATGTTCCAGATCGCGCTGCCGCTCGAGAAACTCGCGCTCACGCGCGCCGAATTCATGGCCGAACTGAAGGAACGCGGCATCGGCAGCGGCGTGCACTATCCGGCGCTGCATCTGTTCACGCTTTACCGCGAGCGCGGATTCGGGGAAGGCATGTTCCCGCACGCGGAACGGTTCGGCGCGAGCACGGTGACGCTGCCGCTTTTCCCCAGCATGAGCGCGGACGATGTCGCGCACGTCGTGAAGTCCATCGACGAGATCTGCGAGCAGTTCGCACAGGAACACGGACACAACCGTTAA
- a CDS encoding glycosyltransferase, whose product MSHTEFPASSPEVSVIIPVYNEADGLAALFQRLYPALDALGASYEVIFINDGSRDKSAALLAQQFHARPDTTRVILLNGNYGQHMAILAGFEQSRGEIVVTLDADLQNPPEEIGKLVTKMREGYDYVGTIRQQRQDSLWRRKASRAMNRLRERITKIKMTDQGCMLRAYSRHIIDTINRCGEINTFIPALAYTFAQNPIEVDVAHEERFAGESKYSLYSLIRLNFDLVTGFSVVPLQWLSFIGVILSVGSAALFLLLLVRRFMFGAEVQGVFTLFAITFFMLGVIIFALGLLGEYIGRIYQQVRARPRYLVQTILEQRDGLSIANHPMQEAMQPIAAVVSREGNGR is encoded by the coding sequence ATGAGTCATACGGAATTTCCGGCGAGTTCGCCCGAGGTCTCGGTCATCATCCCGGTGTACAACGAGGCCGACGGTCTCGCCGCTCTGTTCCAGCGCCTGTATCCGGCGCTCGATGCGCTGGGTGCGTCGTATGAAGTCATCTTCATCAACGACGGCAGCCGCGACAAATCCGCCGCCCTGCTCGCGCAACAGTTCCACGCGCGCCCCGACACCACGCGCGTGATTCTGCTCAACGGCAACTACGGCCAGCACATGGCGATTCTCGCGGGCTTCGAGCAGTCGCGCGGCGAGATCGTCGTCACGCTCGACGCCGATCTGCAAAATCCGCCCGAGGAAATCGGCAAGCTCGTCACGAAGATGCGCGAGGGCTACGACTACGTCGGCACCATTCGCCAGCAGCGCCAGGACAGCCTGTGGCGCCGAAAGGCGTCGCGGGCGATGAACCGGCTGCGCGAGCGCATCACGAAGATCAAGATGACGGACCAGGGCTGCATGCTGCGCGCCTACAGCCGCCACATCATCGATACGATCAACCGCTGCGGCGAAATCAACACGTTCATTCCGGCGCTCGCGTACACGTTCGCGCAGAACCCGATCGAGGTCGATGTCGCGCACGAAGAGCGCTTCGCGGGCGAATCGAAGTATTCGCTCTATAGCCTCATCCGCCTGAACTTCGATCTCGTCACCGGGTTTTCGGTCGTGCCGCTGCAATGGCTGTCGTTCATCGGCGTGATTCTGTCGGTCGGCTCGGCGGCCCTCTTCCTGCTGCTGCTGGTTCGCCGCTTCATGTTCGGCGCGGAAGTCCAGGGTGTGTTCACGCTCTTCGCCATTACGTTTTTCATGCTCGGCGTGATCATCTTCGCGCTCGGACTGCTCGGCGAGTACATCGGGCGCATTTATCAGCAGGTGCGCGCGCGGCCGCGCTATCTCGTGCAGACCATTCTCGAGCAGCGCGACGGCCTCTCGATCGCGAACCATCCGATGCAGGAAGCGATGCAGCCCATCGCGGCGGTCGTCAGCCGCGAGGGCAACGGTCGATGA